A single Natrinema pellirubrum DSM 15624 DNA region contains:
- a CDS encoding ABC transporter ATP-binding protein encodes MSSEPLLRVENLKTQFFTEAGTVRAVDGISFEVREGEIVGLVGESGAGKSVASMSIMGLVEAPGEIVGGEITYKGETIFGLEEGPDGELRKRDDALSDEEIRTRIRGNEIAVIFQDPMESLNPVFTVGGQLREFIELNRGLEADEARAEAIDMLREVGIPDPEERYEEYPHQFSGGMRQRVLIAMALACEPSLIIADEPTTALDVTVEGQILELVDELQSKYGTSFVWVTHDLGVVAEICDRVNVMYLGEIVEQAPVDELFYETKHPYTDALLDSIPRPDRTVTELEAIEGVMPEAIEPPSGCRFHPRCPDAREVCKRVHPETTVVADADGEPHRAACVKHDAFDVDYEGSPPLAGATRETGDGVAEGTASELAPNPADDGGEGRE; translated from the coding sequence ATGAGTTCCGAACCACTACTCCGCGTCGAGAACCTGAAGACCCAGTTCTTCACCGAAGCAGGCACAGTACGCGCCGTCGACGGCATCTCCTTCGAGGTCCGCGAGGGCGAGATCGTCGGCCTCGTCGGCGAGAGCGGCGCCGGGAAGTCGGTCGCCTCGATGAGCATCATGGGGCTCGTCGAAGCCCCCGGCGAGATCGTCGGCGGCGAGATCACCTACAAGGGCGAGACGATCTTCGGCCTCGAGGAGGGCCCCGACGGCGAGTTGCGAAAGCGAGACGACGCCCTCTCCGACGAGGAGATCCGGACCCGCATCCGGGGCAACGAGATCGCGGTGATCTTCCAGGACCCGATGGAGTCGCTCAATCCCGTGTTCACTGTCGGCGGCCAGCTACGGGAGTTCATCGAACTCAACCGCGGCCTCGAGGCCGACGAGGCTCGCGCAGAAGCGATCGACATGCTCCGCGAGGTCGGCATTCCGGACCCCGAGGAGCGCTACGAGGAGTACCCCCACCAGTTCTCCGGCGGGATGCGCCAGCGCGTGCTGATCGCGATGGCACTGGCTTGCGAACCCAGCCTGATCATCGCCGACGAGCCGACGACGGCCCTTGACGTCACCGTCGAGGGCCAGATCCTCGAGTTAGTCGACGAGCTACAGTCGAAATACGGCACGAGCTTCGTCTGGGTCACCCACGACCTGGGTGTGGTCGCCGAGATCTGTGACCGGGTCAACGTGATGTACCTCGGCGAGATCGTCGAGCAAGCGCCGGTCGACGAGCTGTTTTACGAGACGAAACACCCCTACACCGACGCCCTGCTGGACTCGATCCCACGACCCGACCGCACCGTCACGGAACTCGAGGCGATCGAGGGGGTGATGCCCGAGGCGATCGAGCCGCCGTCGGGCTGTCGGTTCCACCCGCGTTGTCCCGACGCGCGTGAGGTGTGCAAGCGCGTCCATCCCGAGACGACGGTGGTCGCGGACGCCGACGGCGAGCCCCACCGGGCGGCCTGCGTGAAACACGACGCCTTCGATGTCGACTACGAGGGCAGTCCGCCGCTTGCGGGCGCGACGAGGGAAACCGGAGACGGGGTGGCCGAGGGCACTGCGTCGGAACTCGCGCCGAACCCGGCCGACGACGGGGGTGAGGGTCGTGAGTAG
- a CDS encoding ABC transporter permease, with translation MKLLKYTVYRLAQAVPVLIGISVITFLLANLGPGDPVSLMLQGQEHSEELVRAIERRYGLDRPLHERYLTYMAGLLQGDLGQSIYYERPVTDLILDRLGPTLLLVVSAYVFALATAIPLGVVAADRRNEPTDHVSRIAALVGVSTPSFWIGIVLILVFAVQLGWLPSSGLYYPWRPPSAYRGIDGHLELYYQSARHLLLPMIALGTLQMATIMRVERTQMIESLQGEYVKLARAYGVPERTVLRKHAFQVAQLPIITIVGLNLSTAIGGAVLVETVFNINGMGQLFVGAIQRNDYQLVMGVTMMLGVLFVVGVIITDISYAYVDPRVTYGERD, from the coding sequence ATGAAGCTACTCAAGTACACGGTATACAGGCTGGCACAGGCGGTCCCGGTCCTGATCGGGATCTCCGTCATCACGTTCCTGCTGGCGAATCTGGGACCGGGCGATCCGGTTAGCCTCATGCTTCAGGGCCAGGAACACAGCGAAGAGCTGGTCAGGGCGATCGAACGACGGTACGGGCTCGACAGGCCGTTACACGAACGCTACCTGACGTACATGGCGGGGCTGCTACAGGGAGACCTCGGACAGAGCATCTACTACGAGCGGCCAGTCACCGACCTGATACTGGACCGGCTCGGACCGACGCTGTTGCTGGTCGTCTCGGCGTACGTGTTCGCGCTGGCGACCGCGATCCCGCTCGGCGTCGTGGCCGCCGACCGACGCAACGAACCGACCGACCACGTCTCCCGCATCGCCGCGCTCGTCGGCGTCAGCACCCCCTCGTTCTGGATCGGGATCGTCCTGATCCTCGTCTTCGCTGTGCAACTCGGCTGGCTCCCCTCGAGCGGGCTCTACTATCCGTGGCGACCGCCGAGCGCCTATCGGGGAATCGATGGCCACCTCGAGCTGTACTATCAGTCGGCCAGACACCTGCTGTTGCCGATGATCGCGCTGGGGACCTTGCAGATGGCGACGATCATGCGCGTCGAGCGGACCCAGATGATCGAGTCGTTGCAGGGCGAGTACGTCAAGCTGGCCCGTGCCTACGGCGTGCCCGAGCGGACAGTCCTGCGAAAGCACGCGTTCCAGGTCGCACAGTTACCGATCATCACGATCGTCGGACTCAACCTGTCGACGGCGATCGGCGGCGCGGTGTTGGTCGAGACGGTGTTCAACATCAACGGAATGGGACAGCTGTTCGTCGGCGCGATCCAGCGAAACGACTACCAGCTCGTGATGGGCGTGACGATGATGCTCGGCGTCCTGTTCGTCGTCGGCGTCATCATCACCGACATCTCGTACGCGTACGTCGACCCGCGAGTCACCTACGGTGAGCGAGACTAA
- a CDS encoding ABC transporter ATP-binding protein, which translates to MSSGLRLDEDREYDSEGPLLELDGVSKHFGQESGLFAGLQFDASEFPPFSVEQERVRAVDDVSLEVRPGETLGLVGESGCGKSTLGRTILRLLEPTEGDIYFKGENLADLGGEELRQTRSDMQMIFQDPQSSLDPRMKVGQIIEEPMRAHDMLDDEKREARAKELLEKVGLDPRHYNRYPHAFSGGQRQRINLARALSVDPDFVVCDEPVSALDVSIQAQVLNTMEQLQQEFGLTYLFIAHDLSVIRHISDRVAVMYLGHIIELAGKEELFENPQHPYTRALLESIPVPDPRENGSRGVLEGEVPSPVDPPSGCRFRTRCPRLIAPDTYDWTGEEWPRTRAFMRAVKRRTFEPMPAARIEAEFFDGTLPRGEAGSIVAEAIELVATDGEADGDEADRWEAATDLLLESFAEASVCARERPAYELESGDGERFAACHLHR; encoded by the coding sequence GTGAGTAGCGGGCTCCGGTTGGACGAGGACCGCGAGTACGACAGCGAGGGACCGCTGCTCGAACTGGACGGCGTCTCGAAACACTTCGGGCAGGAGTCCGGCCTGTTCGCGGGCCTGCAGTTCGACGCGAGCGAGTTCCCACCGTTCAGCGTCGAGCAAGAGCGGGTGCGAGCGGTCGACGACGTTTCGCTCGAGGTTCGACCCGGCGAGACGCTGGGACTGGTCGGGGAGTCCGGCTGTGGCAAGAGTACGCTCGGGCGGACGATCCTGCGCCTGCTCGAGCCGACCGAGGGAGACATCTACTTCAAAGGGGAGAACCTGGCCGACCTCGGTGGTGAGGAACTCCGGCAGACGCGCTCGGACATGCAGATGATCTTCCAGGACCCCCAGTCATCGCTCGATCCGCGGATGAAGGTCGGGCAGATCATCGAGGAGCCGATGCGGGCCCACGACATGTTAGACGACGAGAAGCGGGAGGCCCGCGCGAAGGAACTGCTCGAGAAGGTGGGGCTCGACCCGCGCCACTACAACCGCTATCCCCACGCCTTCTCCGGCGGGCAGCGCCAGCGGATCAACCTCGCACGGGCGCTGTCGGTCGATCCCGACTTCGTGGTCTGTGACGAACCCGTCTCCGCGCTGGACGTCTCGATTCAGGCACAGGTGCTGAACACGATGGAGCAACTGCAGCAGGAGTTCGGTCTCACGTACCTCTTTATCGCCCACGACCTCTCGGTCATCCGCCATATCTCCGACCGCGTGGCGGTGATGTATCTGGGCCACATCATCGAGTTGGCGGGGAAAGAGGAACTGTTCGAGAACCCACAGCATCCCTACACCCGCGCCCTGCTCGAGTCGATCCCCGTCCCCGACCCCCGCGAGAACGGCTCCCGGGGCGTCCTCGAGGGCGAGGTCCCGAGCCCGGTCGATCCGCCCTCGGGGTGTCGGTTCCGGACGCGGTGTCCGCGCCTGATCGCCCCCGACACGTACGACTGGACCGGCGAGGAGTGGCCACGGACGCGGGCGTTCATGCGAGCGGTCAAACGGCGGACGTTCGAACCGATGCCGGCGGCACGGATCGAAGCCGAGTTTTTCGACGGAACGCTGCCCCGTGGCGAGGCGGGGTCGATCGTCGCGGAGGCGATCGAGCTGGTCGCCACCGACGGCGAGGCGGACGGCGACGAAGCCGACCGCTGGGAAGCCGCGACCGACCTATTGCTCGAGTCCTTCGCCGAAGCGAGCGTCTGTGCCCGCGAGCGGCCGGCCTACGAACTCGAGTCCGGCGACGGCGAGCGGTTCGCCGCCTGTCACCTGCACCGATAA
- a CDS encoding MFS transporter → MSLSRARTKLSNVGSFLTDGRGEILVAVAAGWFLSIGVRLAYPVLLPYLRRAYGLDLTTAGFLLTALWLCYALGQLPGGLLADRFGEGNVLVASTLVSAVTLGVVAVAGSAPVVYLATGAFGFGTALYGVARFTTLSDVYPDNDGTAIGVTMAAGQAGNTLLPLAAGGIASAFAWQYGFGLVVPAFALVAVGLRLVVPAHTSGADSAVDSVSLETVRYVLSELRRPEIVTVTAIQILTYCVWQAFTGFYPTYLIEIKGFSESVATGLFSAFFAAGIVVQPLTGRLYDRFGIRTSLPPVLGVVVVSLVALPFLEGFWPLVVGTVFLSSILGYGTITLPYMTSAFPSDMQGTGLGFLRTVYMTIGAVSPVAFGAFADRGYFDEAYLALAGLVAVAVGLTWWLPSLSEQ, encoded by the coding sequence GTGTCGCTGTCACGCGCGCGGACGAAGCTGTCGAACGTGGGGTCGTTCCTGACGGACGGCCGCGGCGAGATTCTGGTCGCCGTCGCCGCCGGCTGGTTCCTCTCGATCGGCGTTCGACTCGCCTACCCCGTCTTGCTGCCCTATCTCCGGCGGGCCTACGGCCTCGATCTGACGACGGCCGGCTTTCTGCTGACCGCTCTCTGGCTCTGTTACGCACTGGGCCAACTTCCCGGCGGACTGCTCGCCGACCGGTTCGGCGAGGGGAACGTCCTCGTGGCGAGTACGCTCGTCTCGGCCGTGACCCTCGGCGTCGTCGCTGTCGCCGGCTCCGCGCCGGTCGTCTACCTCGCGACCGGGGCCTTCGGCTTCGGGACCGCACTGTACGGCGTCGCCCGCTTCACGACGCTGTCGGACGTCTACCCCGACAACGACGGCACGGCGATCGGCGTCACGATGGCGGCCGGCCAGGCCGGCAACACCCTCCTGCCGCTTGCCGCCGGCGGGATCGCCTCGGCCTTCGCCTGGCAGTACGGCTTCGGTCTCGTCGTACCCGCCTTCGCGCTCGTCGCCGTCGGCCTCCGGCTGGTCGTACCGGCCCACACCTCCGGTGCGGACAGCGCCGTCGACAGCGTCTCGCTCGAGACGGTCCGATACGTCCTCTCGGAGCTGCGCCGACCCGAGATCGTCACCGTGACCGCGATCCAGATCCTGACCTACTGCGTCTGGCAGGCCTTTACGGGGTTTTACCCTACCTATCTGATCGAGATCAAGGGGTTCTCGGAGAGCGTCGCGACCGGGCTCTTCAGCGCCTTCTTCGCGGCCGGAATCGTGGTCCAGCCCCTGACCGGCCGGCTCTACGACCGGTTCGGCATCCGGACATCGCTGCCGCCGGTCCTGGGTGTCGTCGTGGTCTCGCTGGTCGCGCTCCCGTTTCTCGAGGGCTTTTGGCCGCTCGTCGTCGGGACGGTCTTCCTCTCGAGCATTCTGGGCTACGGGACGATCACCCTGCCGTACATGACCTCGGCGTTCCCGTCGGACATGCAGGGGACCGGCCTCGGATTCTTACGGACCGTCTACATGACCATCGGCGCGGTGAGCCCGGTCGCGTTCGGCGCGTTCGCTGACCGGGGCTACTTCGACGAGGCGTACCTCGCGCTGGCCGGGCTGGTTGCCGTCGCAGTCGGGCTGACGTGGTGGCTGCCCTCGCTGTCGGAGCAGTGA
- the glyS gene encoding glycine--tRNA ligase — MSDDDTAETAVTSEKLVELAKRRGYFFQSSGAYGGVGGFYTFGPQGAALKGNVEDAWRDRFAVAEGNMEIDAPTIMPEPVFEASGHLDGFDDMLVECPECGESHRADHVVEDNTEYEDAESLPIPEVEEVIAEYELVCPSCGAGLAGQAVETFNLMFETNIGPGDSDPGYLRPETAQGIFVEFPRLKEYARNQLPFGVTQIGRAYRNEISPRRSIIRTREFTQAELEYFIDPETDEPDLESVADVEVTLYPASEQNEEGGEEIETTIGTAVEEGIISSPWVAYFLGVAKPWYEAVGVDMDRFRFRQHLSGERAHYASDCWDAESEVDGNWIEMAGFAYRGDYDLSKHDEYSDDRFTIFKQYDEPKTVERATVDPDMSYLGPEFGGDAQAVVGKLEDLAARDRSAFDGDSVEIDLEGETHEIPVEKTGFAVEEQTEAGEHIVPHVIEPSFGVDRLVYTVLHHAYREDEVDGEERTYLDLEPEVAPTFVGVFPLQSDDALEAQANEIVEDLRAAGLSVTYDDSGNIGRRYRRQDEVGTPFCVTVDFETVEDEETTVTVRERDTTEQKRLPVDDLAETLAAVREGDLAFDEL; from the coding sequence ATGAGTGACGACGACACTGCGGAGACGGCGGTAACGAGCGAGAAACTAGTCGAACTCGCCAAACGGCGGGGCTATTTCTTCCAGTCGTCGGGCGCCTACGGCGGTGTCGGCGGCTTCTACACCTTCGGTCCGCAGGGTGCGGCCCTGAAGGGCAACGTCGAGGACGCCTGGCGCGACCGCTTTGCCGTCGCGGAGGGCAACATGGAGATCGACGCGCCGACGATCATGCCCGAGCCCGTCTTCGAGGCCTCCGGCCATCTGGACGGCTTCGACGACATGCTCGTCGAGTGTCCCGAGTGTGGCGAGAGCCACCGCGCGGACCACGTCGTCGAGGACAACACGGAGTACGAGGACGCCGAGAGCCTCCCCATTCCGGAAGTCGAGGAGGTCATTGCCGAGTACGAACTCGTCTGCCCGAGTTGCGGGGCGGGACTCGCGGGCCAGGCCGTCGAGACCTTCAACCTCATGTTCGAGACGAACATCGGTCCCGGCGACTCCGACCCCGGCTACCTCCGTCCCGAGACCGCACAGGGCATCTTCGTCGAGTTCCCCCGCCTGAAGGAGTACGCGCGCAACCAACTGCCGTTCGGCGTCACCCAGATCGGCCGCGCCTACCGCAACGAGATCAGCCCCCGGCGCTCGATCATCCGGACACGGGAGTTCACACAGGCCGAACTCGAGTACTTCATCGACCCCGAGACCGACGAGCCCGACCTCGAGAGCGTCGCCGACGTCGAGGTCACGCTCTACCCGGCCAGCGAGCAGAACGAGGAGGGCGGCGAGGAGATCGAGACGACGATCGGCACTGCGGTCGAGGAGGGGATCATCTCGAGTCCGTGGGTCGCGTACTTCCTCGGGGTCGCCAAGCCGTGGTACGAGGCGGTCGGCGTCGACATGGACCGGTTCCGGTTCCGCCAGCACCTCTCGGGCGAGCGGGCCCACTACGCCAGCGACTGCTGGGACGCCGAGAGCGAGGTCGACGGCAACTGGATCGAGATGGCCGGCTTCGCCTACCGCGGCGACTACGACCTCTCGAAACACGACGAGTACTCCGACGACCGCTTTACCATCTTCAAGCAGTACGACGAGCCCAAGACGGTCGAGCGCGCCACCGTCGACCCCGACATGAGCTATCTCGGCCCGGAGTTCGGCGGTGACGCTCAGGCCGTCGTCGGAAAACTCGAGGACCTCGCCGCCCGTGACCGCTCGGCCTTCGACGGCGACAGCGTCGAGATCGACCTCGAGGGCGAGACCCACGAGATCCCCGTCGAAAAGACCGGCTTCGCGGTCGAGGAACAGACTGAGGCCGGCGAACACATCGTCCCGCACGTGATCGAGCCGTCCTTCGGCGTCGACCGGCTCGTCTACACCGTCCTCCACCACGCCTACCGCGAGGACGAGGTCGACGGCGAGGAACGAACGTATCTCGACCTCGAGCCCGAAGTCGCACCCACCTTCGTCGGGGTCTTCCCGCTGCAAAGCGACGACGCGCTCGAGGCACAAGCGAACGAAATCGTTGAGGACCTTCGCGCGGCCGGCCTCTCGGTCACGTACGACGACTCGGGGAACATCGGCCGTCGCTACCGCCGGCAGGACGAGGTCGGCACGCCGTTCTGTGTGACCGTCGACTTCGAGACCGTTGAGGACGAGGAGACGACCGTTACCGTCCGCGAACGCGACACGACCGAGCAGAAGCGACTCCCGGTCGATGATCTCGCCGAGACGCTGGCGGCGGTTCGTGAGGGCGACCTCGCGTTCGACGAGTTGTAA
- a CDS encoding CBS domain-containing protein — protein MNVADAMTPREDVVTADLPGTRSDVLEYLQEQSFSSVPVVKPTDNGPEYRGLISRERLIEEPDEDQLVMLMEEVPTTTAETGLADVARTMVEEGARRVPVVDGEFEGIVTVTDVIHAIAAGDQATEGTVDAYASQDVNTTYEGTPLPVAERELSYANVPYTVALDDEGRMSGVLTEVDILEVARIVEGEEETGDNFGDQDDDWSWEGIKAVGSRYLPTRDIEIPAGPIREFMSDDVVTVAADTSVQEAAQRMISNDIEQIPIVTGEDLVGIARDIDLLEALYE, from the coding sequence ATGAACGTAGCCGACGCGATGACGCCCCGTGAAGACGTGGTTACCGCCGACCTGCCCGGGACCCGCTCGGACGTCCTCGAGTACCTGCAAGAGCAATCGTTCTCGTCGGTCCCGGTCGTCAAACCGACCGACAACGGGCCGGAGTACCGCGGTCTGATCTCCCGAGAGCGACTCATCGAGGAGCCCGACGAGGACCAGCTCGTCATGTTGATGGAGGAGGTACCGACGACGACCGCCGAAACCGGGCTCGCGGACGTCGCGCGGACGATGGTCGAGGAAGGCGCGCGCCGCGTGCCGGTCGTCGACGGCGAGTTCGAGGGCATCGTCACCGTGACCGACGTGATCCACGCGATCGCGGCCGGCGATCAGGCGACCGAGGGTACCGTCGACGCCTACGCCAGCCAGGACGTGAACACGACCTACGAGGGAACCCCCCTGCCCGTCGCCGAGCGGGAACTCTCCTACGCCAACGTCCCCTACACCGTCGCGCTGGACGACGAGGGTCGAATGAGCGGCGTGCTGACCGAGGTCGACATCCTCGAGGTCGCCCGGATCGTCGAGGGGGAAGAGGAGACGGGCGACAACTTCGGCGACCAGGACGACGACTGGTCCTGGGAGGGGATCAAGGCCGTCGGGAGCCGCTACCTCCCGACGCGGGACATCGAGATCCCCGCGGGCCCGATCCGGGAGTTCATGAGCGATGACGTGGTGACGGTCGCGGCGGACACGTCGGTCCAGGAGGCCGCACAGCGGATGATCAGCAACGATATCGAACAGATCCCGATAGTCACGGGCGAGGACCTCGTCGGTATCGCTCGCGACATCGATCTGTTGGAGGCACTCTATGAGTGA
- a CDS encoding ABC transporter permease: MAVSESQFEGNRETESEDDVEARVGWRYTAARIKADTTARWGLYVVTIVLFVAIYAAIDSNLSLLTFGVLSDYTFARLVPIFDHPTYIPSPGEGTQHMPPYFPLAEQPWNPLPAGGTLEHPLGTDHTGRDYFTRIVYGTQVSVFVGIVSTFIGLTGGTVVGAVAGYYGGRVDDILMRIVETVYAIPPLILIIVFTVFVGGANIWYAVLGVGIAFVPVFARIIRSRVLSVREMDYIEAARAAGVRDREIILRHVVPNSFAPVLVYATLQIGVTILIVAGLSFLGYGAQPPTPDWGQMLNIAHGYMHSNVWLSIWPGIAIMITIMGFNLFGDGLQDALDPRIDD, encoded by the coding sequence ATGGCAGTCAGTGAATCACAGTTCGAAGGCAATCGAGAGACGGAAAGCGAAGACGACGTCGAGGCCCGCGTCGGCTGGCGCTACACGGCCGCACGGATCAAAGCGGACACGACGGCCCGCTGGGGGCTGTACGTCGTCACGATCGTCCTGTTCGTCGCGATCTACGCCGCGATCGACAGCAACCTCTCCCTGCTCACGTTCGGCGTCCTGTCGGACTACACCTTCGCGCGGCTGGTGCCGATCTTCGATCACCCGACCTACATCCCGTCGCCGGGGGAGGGAACCCAACACATGCCGCCGTACTTCCCGCTGGCCGAGCAGCCGTGGAACCCGCTGCCGGCCGGCGGCACGCTCGAGCATCCACTGGGGACCGACCACACCGGTCGGGACTACTTCACGCGGATCGTCTACGGGACGCAGGTGTCGGTGTTCGTCGGGATCGTCTCGACGTTCATCGGACTCACCGGCGGGACGGTCGTCGGTGCCGTCGCCGGCTACTACGGTGGCCGGGTCGACGACATCCTCATGCGGATCGTCGAGACGGTGTACGCGATCCCCCCGCTGATCCTCATCATCGTCTTCACGGTCTTCGTCGGCGGCGCGAACATCTGGTACGCGGTGCTGGGCGTCGGGATCGCGTTCGTCCCCGTCTTCGCCCGCATCATCCGGAGTCGCGTGCTGAGCGTCCGCGAGATGGACTACATCGAAGCGGCGCGGGCGGCCGGCGTCAGGGATCGAGAGATCATCCTGCGCCACGTCGTTCCCAACAGCTTCGCGCCGGTGCTGGTCTACGCGACGCTCCAGATCGGCGTGACGATCCTCATCGTCGCCGGGCTCTCCTTCCTTGGCTACGGCGCACAGCCGCCGACGCCGGACTGGGGGCAGATGCTCAACATCGCCCACGGCTACATGCACTCGAACGTCTGGCTCTCGATCTGGCCGGGTATCGCGATCATGATCACCATTATGGGCTTTAACCTGTTCGGCGACGGCCTGCAGGACGCCCTCGACCCCCGAATCGACGACTGA
- a CDS encoding DUF7556 family protein, whose product MATNPHAMASDDTIVGSIDSTATSDEYVIADISADGAWLSMRADDALALPAWR is encoded by the coding sequence ATGGCGACGAACCCCCACGCCATGGCGTCCGACGACACGATCGTCGGTTCGATCGATTCGACGGCCACGAGCGATGAGTACGTCATCGCGGACATCTCGGCCGACGGTGCCTGGCTGTCCATGCGGGCCGATGACGCGCTTGCGCTTCCGGCCTGGCGATAA
- a CDS encoding diacylglycerol/polyprenol kinase family protein, with protein MADELKRRLVHASGSGLVALWLLADALDAGLTWTGFRLLMVVLATGALVLEFLRLRVGLDWRLYDVLTREYEQDNPAAYALYLISMAAVVVVFEPDIALPAMLMLALGDPISGAVSDNTLQRVKPPKVLGTMFLVSTLIAIPFLPITAALIAAVGATLADGVTLEVRTYIVDDNLTIPIYAACLAWAALEFAPL; from the coding sequence ATGGCCGACGAACTGAAGCGCCGCCTGGTTCACGCCAGCGGTTCGGGACTGGTCGCCCTCTGGCTGCTGGCCGACGCCCTCGATGCCGGGCTGACCTGGACCGGCTTCCGGCTCCTCATGGTCGTGCTGGCGACCGGCGCACTCGTCCTCGAGTTCCTTCGGCTTCGAGTGGGACTCGACTGGCGGCTCTATGACGTCCTCACCCGCGAGTACGAACAGGACAACCCCGCCGCCTACGCGCTCTATCTGATCAGTATGGCGGCGGTCGTGGTCGTTTTCGAGCCCGATATCGCGCTGCCGGCGATGTTGATGCTCGCGCTGGGGGACCCGATCAGCGGCGCGGTCTCGGACAACACCCTCCAGCGGGTCAAGCCGCCGAAGGTACTCGGGACGATGTTTCTCGTCTCGACGCTCATCGCGATCCCGTTCCTCCCGATCACCGCGGCGCTGATCGCCGCGGTGGGCGCGACACTGGCCGACGGCGTCACCCTCGAGGTCCGGACCTACATCGTCGACGACAACCTGACGATCCCGATCTACGCGGCCTGTCTCGCGTGGGCGGCCCTCGAGTTCGCGCCCCTGTAG